A region from the Salvia splendens isolate huo1 chromosome 15, SspV2, whole genome shotgun sequence genome encodes:
- the LOC121769346 gene encoding uncharacterized protein LOC121769346 codes for MKLVWDWEEEFKFSPKMDGYGLTWTFSVLLFISLYRFLSFRRRSPPLNSPSSPAAAAAPIQAREVIFDSDLKNLMEELDESKGNWENLIQKSSNSVSYTAKCCKPKVGVGALKYLSVTTFEDCSVDMVLDFYMDSDYRMEWDKTVVQDQQLQLDQTTATEFGRTVKKFPLLTRREYVLAWKLWRGTDGSFYCFTKECDHPLAPEDKRYVRVALYRSGWRIRKVPGRNACEIRMVHQEDAGLNVEMAKLAFIKRIWSYVCKMDDALRKYTVKKQNKLSPISGPRLSIQKVPAEFEDTDNSISTVDEQTLAVGANQHVVTCKSNKTRLRRMPSSKLIANGLVLLGGAICLSRGHSSLGSKVAMAYLLGKLTKRGASYEKQGHRV; via the exons ATGAAGTTGGTTTGGGATTGGGAAGAAGAGTTCAAATTCAGTCCCAAAATGGATGGATATGGTTTGACATGGACCTTCTCCGTCCTGCTCTTCATCTCCCTTTACCGATTCCTCTCCTTCCGTCGCCGTTCCCCACCGCTAAATTCTCCATCTTCcccagccgccgccgccgcacccATCCA GGCCCGGGAGGTTATATTTGATTCAGATTTGAAGAATCTCATGGAAGAGCTGGATGAGAGCAAGGGCAATTGGGAAAACCTAATCCAGAAAAGTTCTAATTCTGTTTCTTACACGGCAAAGTGCTGTAAACCGAAG GTTGGAGTTGGAGCGTTGAAGTATCTGAGTGTGACCACATTTGAGGATTGCTCTGTGGATATGGTGCTTGATTTTTACATGGACAGTGATTATAGGATGGAGTGGGATAAGACTGTTGTTCAGGATCAACAACTGCAGCTGGATCAAACCACTGCCACTGAATTTGGAAGAACTGTTAAGAAATTTCCGTTGTTGACTCGCAGAGAGTATGTTCTTGCTTGGAAACTATGGCGGGGAACCGATGGCTCTTTCTACTGCTTTACtaag GAATGTGATCATCCACTGGCCCCGGAGGATAAAAGATATGTAAGAGTTGCACTTTACAGATCTGGCTGGAGAATCAGGAAAG TTCCAGGTAGAAATGCCTGCGAGATTAGAATGGTGCACCAAGAAGATGCTGGATTGAATGTGGAAATGGCAAAACTTGCCTTTATAAAGAGGATATGGAGTTACGTGTGCAAGATGGATGATGCACTTCGCAAGTATACTGTTAAAAAGCAGAATAAACTCAGTCCAATTTCTGGTCCCAGATTGTCTATTCAGAAG GTCCCAGCTGAATTTGAAGACACAGATAACAGTATCAGCACAGTAGATGAACAAACCCTTGCTGTAGGTGCCAATCAGCATGTTGTGACTTGCAAGTCCAACAAGACTAGGCTGAGAAGAATGCCTTCAAGTAAATTAATTGCTAATGGTTTAGTTCTCCTTGGTGGCGCCATCTGCCTCTCGAGAGGCCACTCGAGCTTGGGTTCAAAGGTTGCCATGGCCTATTTGTTAGGTAAGCTTACAAAACGAGGCGCTTCTTATGAGAAACAAGGACACAGAGTCTAG